GATTTTTGGGCCACGTGGTGCGGGCCATGCCGCGAGTTGATTCCGGAAGTGAAGGAACTGTACGAGAAATATCACGACCAGGGTTTGGAAGTGGTGGGCGTCAATTTGGACGAACAAAGCAGCGACCTGAGTGAATTTTTGGATAAAGAAAAGCTGCCGTGGCTGAACGTGGTGGGGGAAGAAAAAGACGGCAAAATGCAGTTCCCGCTGGCCGAGAAGTTTGGCATTGTAGGCATTCCGACGACGTTCGTGGTCGGTAAGGACGGAAAGGTGATTTCCGTCGATCACGGCGAAGGGTTGGGGCAGCAAATCGAAAAACTATTTGGGGACAATGCCGAAGCAAAGCCCGACAGTAAATCTGACGTGAAGTGAATCTGTCACCCACGGGCGAAGTCGGACAGATCGGCCTGCATTTTTTCCAGGCGGGCCGCGCATTGGGCCTTCGTGTCATCGAGATTAGCGATTTGCTCGGCGGGCTCGAAGGTGAACATGTAGAACTTCACTTTCGGCTCGGTGCCCGAGGGGCGCACGGCCACGTAGTTTCCCGCGGCGGCTAAATCGAGCATGACCATGTCGCCCGGCGGGCCGATAAATTTTTGCGGCGATTGGCCGGGAGCAAATTGCGTAAGCGAAAGATAATCGCGCGCTAGAATAATCTTGTGACCGGCAAGCTGCGTCGGCGGCGCGGAGCGAAAACGGGCCATCAGTTTTTGCATATCTTGCATGCCGGCGGCGCCGGGCATCGTCAGCGAAAATTGGATTTCTGCATGGTAGCCGTATTGCCAGAAGAGGGCATCGAGTTGTTCGTGCAGTGTTTTTCCGCGGGCCTTGCAAGTGGCGGCCAGTTCGGCCAGCAGCATGGCGGCCACGGCGGCATCTTTATCGCGAACGTGGGTGCTGACGAGGTAACCGTGCGACTCTTCGCAGCCGAACACGAAGCGGTCCGGCCCGGCGGCGTCGATTTCCTGGCCGATCCATTTGAAGCCCACCTGTAAATCGCCGTGGGTTTGCACGCCGAAATGATCGGCAATGCGGCGGACCATTTCGGTTGTGACCAAAGTTTTTACCACGTAATGCTGTGGCGAAAGCGTGCCGGCAGCTTTACGGGCGGAGAGCACGTACTCGGCCAAGAGGGCGGCCAGTTGGTTGCCGGTGAAGGGCTTCCAGGTTGAATGGGGAACGGGGAATGGGGAATGGGGAATGACGGTTTGAGATTGGTCACTTGTTTCTGCCTTCGGCCCATTGCCTTCCGCCTTCTGCATTGACAGTGGCGCGGCGGCGCCGAGGCGGTCGCAATCGGGGTCGCTGGCCAAAATGACATCGGCGCCGGTTTGCTGGGCGCGGCTGATGATGCTATCGAAGACAGCCGGATTTTCCGGATTCGAAACGTGATTGGGAACGTTGGGAAAATCGCCGTTGGGTTCCGCTTGCGGGCCGAAGAGTTCGACATCAGTAAAGCCATCGGCCTTGAGCGCGGGCAACACGGCCGAAGCGCCGACGCCGTGGAGCGGCGAGTAGATGATTTTGAGGGACGAGAGGAGTGAGGGGTGAGGGATGAGGGGTGAGGAGGCAGCACCCTCACCCCGACCCTCTCCCAAAGGGAGAGGGAGAAGCGATTGCGAGTGGACGGCGGCGATGAAAGCGGCATCGAGTTCGGCCTGGCAGTAGACAATTTTTCCAGCGGCCAGCGCCGCGGCAAACGGGGTGCGGCGGATTTCGTCGACGTTCATCACGCGCTGAATAATGGCTTTATCGTGCGGCGGCAGCACTTGCACACCGCCTGCCCAATACACCTTTACCGCATTGTCGCTGGGGGGATTGTGGCTGGCCGTGACCATGATTCCGCAACTGGAGTTGGTGTGCCGCACGGCGAACGACAGTTCCGGCGTGCTGCGAAAGCCGTCGAGAAAGAAAACTTTGAAGCCGGCGGCGACCATGATTTCGGCACACAATTCGGCAAAGTGGCGTGAGTTGTGGCGGGTGTCGTAGGCGATGGCGCAGGAGAGAGGTGAGGGGTGAGGGGTGAGGGGTGAGGGTTTAATTGGAACGCCGGTTTTCTCGAGCTTCGCAGAAATAATTTCGTTATCAATTAGATTGGTATTTGCGTGCTCACGGAATGACGCAGAGAACGCCTCGGCTGATC
The Pirellulales bacterium genome window above contains:
- a CDS encoding phospho-sugar mutase, giving the protein MSFDLNSILRALDEAAAAKKITADSVTMIRRWLTEPRYADYAGEVAAHIAAGRWKELDDAFWTVIPFGTGGRRGKMYPIGSNAINDRTIGESAQGVADYVAEWLRMNLDPKQRSAEAFSASFREHANTNLIDNEIISAKLEKTGVPIKPSPLTPHPSPLSCAIAYDTRHNSRHFAELCAEIMVAAGFKVFFLDGFRSTPELSFAVRHTNSSCGIMVTASHNPPSDNAVKVYWAGGVQVLPPHDKAIIQRVMNVDEIRRTPFAAALAAGKIVYCQAELDAAFIAAVHSQSLLPLPLGEGRGEGAASSPLIPHPSLLSSLKIIYSPLHGVGASAVLPALKADGFTDVELFGPQAEPNGDFPNVPNHVSNPENPAVFDSIISRAQQTGADVILASDPDCDRLGAAAPLSMQKAEGNGPKAETSDQSQTVIPHSPFPVPHSTWKPFTGNQLAALLAEYVLSARKAAGTLSPQHYVVKTLVTTEMVRRIADHFGVQTHGDLQVGFKWIGQEIDAAGPDRFVFGCEESHGYLVSTHVRDKDAAVAAMLLAELAATCKARGKTLHEQLDALFWQYGYHAEIQFSLTMPGAAGMQDMQKLMARFRSAPPTQLAGHKIILARDYLSLTQFAPGQSPQKFIGPPGDMVMLDLAAAGNYVAVRPSGTEPKVKFYMFTFEPAEQIANLDDTKAQCAARLEKMQADLSDFARG